Proteins from one Silurus meridionalis isolate SWU-2019-XX chromosome 3, ASM1480568v1, whole genome shotgun sequence genomic window:
- the LOC124380504 gene encoding protein FAM171B-like, which produces MGKLIVFLFLLTLFIFSKAGTAVFKGPAHASLTLSDGSQNQLAYHHNHQHHHDEGLSDQKESTFTLRIQVKDVVSQQPVSHASLEVFANYTLVNSTTTGRDGVTVLRVPYTHSWPLTLVARKDGYIQTPLLWKTKKMPIFSSVTLPLFYQNQGNIWLFEDLVIITGKLSDNVPPANVQFSKKLLSLPDSNISSLTAYLTVPQLPVEKHFFPNTTGIMRSKSGYRSFELNPIAAVSVQLLYNGTEVQISGPVQVTLPLTESSQSQLSYTVPAWSFDRKTGAWVNDGLGTVKIENRHLVWVYTASHLDYWIAAPFPSSTGYMGHKSTLDFISYNAYLLVPVVGGALVIAVGLLAVVSCYCRESLCKRKRKRVHSRKTASKKKEQIAGRNNSNEQLDFSFKVPTPHKHRHRSAAFQSTLACKRDEPEVKRKCSRSLGKTGEAEIQIYENPARIAQPSSKTLQTTPNINSSEFVIPVSLHENVCLSESLVLYNQSVALIQVPQHVTSSVQASGSRSATLPRKAVHYSELEKPFEEQTFPKMALLSKVQQQTLTMETTSGETRKKGWNCLLESVSVPDILNKATGMDSSYGAHQGSSEQTLLELSRSKPFPHPKAWFVSLEGKPVAQVCHSILDLQKCHLLLSDSQDTSLDSGVDFNEQHREQNQSSLRRNTTHTQICSEDADLHSCDSDTIIACTPEELFLKNTQQRGSGTVSYLPEEKCDDDMSYKGNEFVPIPRVQELRNTREKLKSTWHLREERPLMNLN; this is translated from the exons AGTCAACATTCACCCTCAGGATCCAGGTGAAAGATGTTGTGAGCCAACAGCCTGTGAGCCACGCATCCCTGGAAGTGTTTGCGAACTACACACTTGTCAACTCCACAACAACCGGCAGAGATGGTGTTACTGTACTCAGGGTTCCGTACACACACAGCTGGCCTCTCACGCTGGTGGCCAGAAAAGATGGTTATATCCAAACACCACTGCTATGGAAAACCAAGAAAATGCCAA ttttctcaTCCGTGACACTGCCACTTTTCTACCAAAACCAAGGAAACATATGGCTGTTTGAAGATTTGGTCATCATAACAGGCAAACTGTCTG ATAATGTGCCTCCTGCAAATGTGCAGTTCTCAAAGAAGCTGCTCTCACTACCAGACAGCAACATCTCTTCGTTAACAGCCTACCTGACTGTCCCTCAACTTCCTGTAGAGAAACATTTCTTTCCAAACACCACAGGCATTATGAGGAGCAAGTCAG GATACAGGAGTTTTGAGTTAAACCCAATTGCAGCAGTTAGTGTCCAGCTCTTGTATAATGGAACAGAGGTACAGATTTCAGGCCCAGTCCAGGTCACACTGCCTCTTACTGAGAGCAGCCAATCACAGCTCTCCTATACTGTCCCAGCCTGGTCATTTGACAGAAAGACTG gtGCCTGGGTGAATGATGGTCTAGGAACAGTTAAAATAGAAAACAGACATTTGGTTTGGGTCTACACTGCTTCCCATCTGGACTACTGGATTGCTGCCCCTTTTCCATCATCCACTG GTTACATGGGACATAAAAGCACTCTGGACTTCATTTCATACAACGCTTACCTTCTTGTTCCAGTAGTTGGAGGAGCTTTAGTTATTGCTGTTGGATTGCTTGCTGTTGTGTCATGCTATTGTAG agAGTCCCTGTGTAAGCGCAAAAGAAAGAGAGTCCACAGCCGAAAAACAGCAAGTAAGAAGAAGGAACAGATCGCTGGTAGAAACAACAGCAACGAGCAGCTGGACTTTTCTTTTAAAGTTCCTACACCTCACAAGCACAGGCATCGTTCAGCTGCATTTCAAAGCACATTAGCCTGTAAAAGGGATGAGCCTGAGGTAAAAAGGAAATGCAGCAGGAGCTTAGGGAAAACTGGCGAGGCAGAAATTCAAATCTATGAAAACCCAGCTAGAATAGCTCAACCATCTTCAAAAACCTTACAGACAACACCAAATATTAACAGTAGTGAGTTTGTAATACCTGTCTCTCTGCATGAAAATGTGTGTCTTTCAGAAAGCTTAGTTCTGTATAACCAGTCTGTAGCTTTGATTCAGGTTCCACAACACGTCACTTCATCAGTCCAAGCATCAGGGAGCAGGTCTGCAACGCTACCTAGGAAGGCAGTCCATTACAGTGAGCTGGAAAAACCATTTGAGGAACAAACTTTTCCAAAAATGGCACTTCTTTCGAAGGTCCAACAGCAAACCCTAACTATGGAAACAACATCTGGAGAGACAAGAAAGAAAGGCTGGAATTGCTTGCTGGAGTCTGTGTCTGTGCCAGACATTCTGAACAAAGCTACAGGGATGGACAGTTCCTATGGGGCTCATCAAGGTAGCTCTGAGCAGACACTACTTGAGTTATCCAGGAGCAAACCCTTCCCGCATCCAAAAGCCTGGTTTGTTTCTCTGGAAGGAAAACCTGTTGCACAGGTCTGCCACTCTATTCTAGACCTTCAGAAGTGTCACCTTCTACTCAGTGACAGTCAGGACACTAGCCTGGACTCAGGCGTCGACTTCAATGAGCAGCATCGAGAGCAGAACCAGAGCAGTCTGAGAAGaaacacaactcacacacagatCTGCTCGGAGGATGCAGATCTGCATAGCTGTGACAGTGACACAATCATAGCCTGCACGCCAGAAGAGCTTTTTCTCAAAAATACACAGCAGAGAGGCAGTGGAACGGTGTCCTACTTGCCAGAGGAGAAATGTGATGATGACATGTCATATAAGGGCAATGAATTTGTACCAATTCCACGAGTACAAGAACTCAGGAACACAAGGGAAAAGCTAAAAAGCACCTGGCACCTGAGAGAGGAAAGACCACTTATGAATCTAAACTAA